The window ACTACTGGACAGAAGCTTGGAGAATGATTCAccacaaatttttgtttgctgCCAGTTTTTTTGTCCATATTTACTCATATTTCTTTACATAGGTTTGTGACTTTTGTCTTGTTCTGTCTGATGTGTTCTTTGGtctatgtattaatttatcatatgaatagtattttttaaactttcgcccTTTGAAATATTCCAGCCAGCCAGGCAGTCACTTCGTTATTGGGGCcttgttaattattaaacaaatgagCAATGCAGTTCGGTAAATTGTAACAGTAACCAATAACACTGAATTAAATCATAAACGGTATCTACAGATCACAATTTCTAGACAGTTTACATTATcacgaaaaatattataaaataaataaataaatatattaggaaaatcacacagattgagctagccccaaagtaagttcgagacttatgggatactagctcaacgatactatattttataacaaatacataaatagataaacatccaagacccgggccaatcagaaaaagatcatttttcatcatgacccgaccgtgGATCGAACCCTGGACGTCTCGGTCCAAAATGTGGTTGCAATTTTGCGGTGACAGAGCTACATAATTCAGAGTGACAGCCGTAGGTTTTTGCGAGGTAAGTAAGTCGTCCTATCGGTCGAACAAAGGAAGTTGGACCACAGAGCGACGTAACTACTTCTATGTAATGTGACAATGTGATGGAAGATGGACAACGAAGAGAGAAGAAGCTAAATCTTGTTCCTAAGTACTAGTGCCGCAGGAGTGTGTTATGATTTCTCCTGCTGCTTAAGTGCTTATCAATGAGTATTTAGTGGCGCTTCTACGCAACGAACATCACTCTAGTAGCGGACACAGAAGAGGAATACATACAACTCTGAATGAAAAGGTTCGCTTCCGAGTTTTTCAGTTCATCAGAAAGCGGTTAAAACAGGCTCTTAATGATCCTCAAACCAAACTCTTCTATGGATGGACACAATTCATAAGACCATGGTGTCGATTATAATAACGTAAAGTCAAAATCGTGTTCCAATGGTTTCAAAGTATTGTTCTCTATTACTTAAAACCGATGCAATTTGGAATTGTATAatcttattttcattttaacataaatgatttattgtggaagaaattaagttatttacaGCTTTTGTACAATCTTATTCTAAGAATCTTCTTCAATGTTATGAAACAGATacccaatatattttatttgttgttttcaataatattttaagatgaaaatttaagaaaacaaaaatagctacctataatacctacctactattggatattgacatttatattttataaaaaaacataattgtcAATATTCAATCGTATCTTCATCACTTTCACtcttacattacaatattttcaaagaaatccCAGAAATatgtagattttaaaaaacagtccttaacaaaataaaataattgcattGCATTTCCAAATACGTGGATGCACGCTATTTTTTTCCCGGGCATATGTACCAATCAACCTTAACCATTCTATTTGGCATTGCAATGACAAATTtagttcattaaaaattagttttctaCACTATATAGACAATGTCATGTCTGTTTACATTCTATGATAGCCTGACCGGCGGTTCTCAAAGAGTGCTCCGCAGAAACTCACGGCTCTACAAAGCAAATGTTGGGgctcaaagaaaatattggttaaattgaaaaataaatagcactactaataaattcattagTTATCTTACAATAGAAATATACATCACAAAATACGCaaaatactttgttttttaaataaaaacgagatgaaaaaattctgaaatcgAACGGGAATTGAACCTGCGctcctgtctatccgggacagtgctctttcatctctttattattttcaaaaagaagttttaagtatatgtgacttgtataacaaatccattcaaatatgcaaaatatgttggagtttttcttatttatatcaattgtGCAAAGtcattatgtaatataaaatatgaactcTTTGAAAGTCTATAACTACCTAAGTATCACTGTTGAGTCAGTACCTACACATGAAAACAAGGGCTCCGTGTTGAGCTAAAATCCATCTTCAAAAAAAGTTTGAGAACCGCTGAGCGAGACTTGTCGACATTAAAAGTATGATAATCCCATGAACTCTAGTTAAAATTGCTTAGGAGTTATCGTAATGTTCatgaatgtaattattattttattattcgctCGTATGCAGTAGCCCTCTAGGGCAATTGTCTCTCCATTGAGCTTTTGTAAACTATAAATGCCAAATTTCTGTAATACTGGCTATTATAGGCGGCATTTTGGCATAAATAGATGGGTTTACTATCAGCATTTTCTcagtttatttccaaaaagcAAACCCAagtatagtacctacctaagtagtAGGAGTAGCAGATGGTTTTGGACCGGACCGGATAAATACTGGATGTGAACCCATGACTGATATCCGGGCTTTAcaacaaaaagtttaaaaactcTTGGCTATTTCGATGTACATTGCAGGTTTCGTTCGCACTCATACTAACCACACTGCCGTATTTTCGTACATTGCATATTGGTACTAAATTGTAGCCGGAGCTAGGTAATTATGCTCTatgaccgccacaaagggaataTTTTCCCGCCTGGCTAGGTGTTACgtctggggaaccgcacggctacgacggtgtcatgtcggaggttgtatttatgcttccaatcgaaaacgcactgtctgcgcggtctaggcttgttagcttctAGTAGCGAGTCGACCgtagtgccatctgtccgtagatcacgtggatcacttgtgtggcattcgttgcgtttggtcgactttttacatctgcgccgttgtgcatgtgaCGTGGTAGATGTCGTCGCCACAACATTATACCTTAACAAAACTTCGCGCTAACTCCAATACCGTATTTTCTATGACAATGAACGTCGCTGCAATTCTAAATCTCAATgagtgtttataaaataaagggTTCAAAATGGTTCAGGTAAGTCGGACGgcgaaaaaatatacttctaCGCTCTttctatgtacctatatcattCCGATTTATCTACTCCCAAGCTTTTCTAATACCTTACTATTACTATTAGAAATTAGACaagaaatcttttatttaaaagtccTAAAATAAGAGTAGATAAACTTTAGAAACTGGAAAAACCCTAGAAATGTCAAGTCTAATATTTCCTtctatacaaataacaaaaatatctgtaAACGACACTTGCGGTTTAAGATCAAATATTAgtgaaaattatgaataattcaaggaaataaataaaatgacactACTAACTGACAAAGTAGGCCTAATAAAGTCAGAAAAACACGCACCCTTCGCCTACGGCCGGTAGCCGGTTACCGGATAACAATTGTTTATGCGTTGGTTCGGTCTCgattcttcacgatgttttcttgcCTTCATTAAAAAAAGCATAAAAAGAATAGGTCCATTCACACTTTGACCATAAATGTATCATGCAATGATGTCCTTCGTTGACATGGCAACAGTGTTATCGTCGACTTTATACGATGTGCAACTAAATTGGAACCTTAAGATATCCTTCAAGCACTGACCGCCCCACATCCTGGGAACACTGCATAGGAAATACATCATCATTCTATTTCAATCGAATCAATCTTGCACAAATAAATGCAACGACATAATAGtaccaataatacacaaaatAGATCTCAACTACAAAATTGCTCGAATAATATCCATAACGATGAATATCCGTCGCATAGACAAAGCTACAATCTGCGGGTATCAGTATTCCAAACGACAATTTTATCCAGACACATAAATTGAATTCACCATTACGGCGTGAGAGGCCACACTATACAAGCAATAGCCCGTATAGGCCACTTAACCTAATAAAACTCCCCTTGtatagaattaaatttaatagtcTATGAAAAGGAACGGCGCGCGCGCAAACGACTCTTCCTGTCAGAACGGAAGACGCCGATTGGTCCAATTGCGAGGGCCATTCACCAATCAGCGTTCAGAATTGAGATGTGTATACGACCACTTTAAATTGATACCAGTTAAGTTGGTTTTGCAGACTATAAATGATAGTAAGGCCACagtaagaaaatgtttttgttgcaaaagattttttttttgtaagtaggtgcctacttacaataaaaaatcttccTTTTTAGGCGTTTCATTTATTagatacataattaatataatgatttttttttaagtttcttgTAACGCTTTTGGCATATACTTTACCACATAAATATGAGTAGCCTAACTTGaggcgaataaataaaatctaccaaatattttttcatatataacataaaagtaTATCTTCAGTGTAACAGATAGATAACGTGCAGACTCTGGCACtcttcagaaaaataaaagtaaatatcatcataatttCGCTTGTATGTTTTgacttatagttttaatttttatattggaaTTAGTAGATTGTATGAAGTAcatactaaatccatgatttttatataatgattttatcaATATGGTGCTACTTTGTACGTGTcgtaataatatcaatatagtaaagagtttttatattaaggaaaagaaaattgacaCTAAATGTTTTTGgatacaaatttattgtaacaaGGATAAATgcatataagtacataattataatcataaaaatgaaatgcacaacaaaaaacatgtaaataatattaatattggttACAAAGAATATAGCTAAATTGTGAACTATTCAGTCAATTACAATGGCTTTtgtgatttaaaaatgtagaaCATTGTTCAAACCAGTCAAGTCAGTTTTTTCTTAACAATCTTCACAGTATTTATTGGTAAactttgttgaaaatatatcgaatattatttcaaacctGAACATTCCAAGGAAAAAACAAGAACAAAAAGTGATTTTCTAAAAGggctatattaatttatgttgctgtaaaatcataaaaagacatggtaatattgattaaataataataataattgtaagaaAAACAAACTACTTGAGTTATAACAcggatattttatattatacttttgcatttaattgaagtaaaaatatgacaaCCATTTTCcccaaaatattaaaacaatttgcaacatttctaaataacaataaaaccaacaaaattatttacctaatttttttgtaaacgtAATGTGATTGTATATCCTCTTGATTCTTAAACTTAACGATtgatacatagtataaaaatattacttacatttGAAGGGTTACCCTCTCAACTGTCAAAGTACTTGAAGACCTCTGTaccctaatggtcatcatacTGGACTGCTACactagaggtcccgggttcgattcccgatcagatcaagatggaaaataatctttttacaATGACCTTAAGATGTTTATCTCGTatataagaatttttttaaatggtaaAACTAATTCCGTATCAAAAGAAACCGATgtcaaaaaatgacaaaaacttTTGTCTCCCACACAAATTGGCTGATCATCTTTAACAGTGTCTTTaactttcatacaaactttcacctctCAGACTGGGGGCTGAGTATGGTGggggatgaaagtttgtatgaaaatcatgttgaaAATTCGACTTAATTGGCTATTCTACGCTGACCaagtcgcgggtaaacagctagtttATCATATACACTAGACTCCACTATAAGCTTAAGCATCAACAATTCTGGTGGTGAGCACTCCAATCTTCTCTATTTCGCTCTCGAGAACATCACCAGGCTTCAGATACTGCGGGGGCTTCCTATACATACCTACGCCTCCGGGCGTGCCTGTCAGTATTATATCGCCAGGTAACAGCGTCATTAcactggaaaataaaataaaaattggaaaaataattgtgaagAATATTTTTGGTCGAAATTTGGACTTATTGAAAGTACTTCTTGTTTTGAAGTTTGATCATTAAGGACCTGCAAATCCGCACACTGATTACTTCTTTAGTTtcgataacaaataaaataaattgataaaaatgtgatagtggcgctagtgtgtaGGTTTGCACcatctttataaatttaactctCATCTGCTCCTGGTTTCACCCGCGGTGAAGCCGCAAAGCGGAGTCTgcgtaaaaaattaaccttaaaattttgaagaatcaGCTGTGGTTCTACAACCGGCCCTGACgtccctccttgggaatgcttttgttgccTGACACCTAATGAGGCTATGCGCCCTTTATCGTCTCGTActacatccacgggaggatatgaagtggCCCTATTCTAAGACGGGAATCACACACCAAATATCCCCCTACTTACTACGGTCGTATTCCAGATGGCTTTAGGTCGTCAatggaatgtaacacacacaAAGACTGTCTTGAAGCTATCGAAGTGACTCGATACTGGCAAGAACATATTTAGTTGTAAATTTGTCATCTCAGTAACTCGTTGTAGATTTGTCATCGACACGCGAAGAAGGAGACTgacttggcaatattaatggagttgtTTGCCATTGTCATCTACATTACACCAAATACACTCACGAGGATAGTCTCTCAATGACGTCAGGAATCTTGTGCACCAGCTGGTCGGTCCTGCTGTTCTGTTTGAGCTCGCCGTTGAGTGAGGACTTGATGGCCAGGTTCTGCGGGTCCCCTATCTCGTCACCCGTCACTATGCACGGCCCGATAGGGCAAAAGGTATCCATTGCCTggaaagataaaatttataatatatactagcGACCCGGCCCGGTTTCACACGTGGTCTATAGAggttgcgtggtttaaaagaaatagaaaCACGCGTAGAACGACTTGGTTTTGTactatttagtaatatttagCTATAGTAACTATTTATCGTCATCATCATTTAATTAAGGAGCtaggctcttgtcggtggagttcccGCCGTTGCTCTCTCTCCAGTCTACTTGACCCCCTTCTTTCTTCCACCTTTCCTTctataatacttatatctaAAGAAGGCATCGTAACGTATAAAGAGTGCtaacattttccattttgcgTGCGTTTGCTATACAATTTCACCCCCCATTTCTGATACCTAGGggtagaaattttaataaaaagttgcTAATGTTAAAATTCAGATATTTAACTACATCCGTACAAAATTCCATTAAAATCGGCTCAGCGTTTTAGCTGTAACAGACAGACTTCCCTCCTGTACCTATATCTTTGGAAAGTATAAAGTATGAATGGATATTGACCTTGCCAAGAAGAAATTGTCCAGCATTCTTATCCTTCTGCCAGTCTCTGGCGCTGATATCTTGGGCGACCGTGTACCCGAGAACATAATCGAAGGCATTCGCAGCTTTAACTGAAGATGTGGTCTTGCCTATCACCACTGCCAGCTCCACTTCCCAGTCGACTTTCTGgaaacaaatcatttttagGTTAGAATAGTGTAGACGATTCCATTATTCACATAAATTGGTGTCAAGTCCacaatcccactaatattataaaggcgaaagtttgtgaatatGTTTATTCTTCTTCACGCTGAAACGGTTGGATCAATTTTTGGGAAATTTGTAATAACACAAAggacactttttatcccgaaagcaCGCGAAAAACCCGTAAGATTATTGGGCAAGAAGTCTAatagtcaatggcgctttatacCGTTTTATagacgtaagtatttttttaaaatttaccgCCGCCGCGTCGCAACCCCGCGGCCCAAACTGTGAGTGAGAGAGAAGTGGTCCTACTCTAGGGCGGGAATCACACGCTGCTGTTTTAGGAAAGTACCTAACACggacttttatatttttcaggtcAGAGAGCATAACGAAGACCACAATCAACTCCTCTGTGCTTCGGGTGGCACATTGAGCGATTGGttccggttgtatttgcagtcgttaaaaccggCCAATCCGCATTGGGCCCTTATATCTGTATCTTTAaggaaacttttaaaaaaattgctataaataatgatgtctaggatacatttttgtatgtatatctaaaataatttgctataaattatttggtaTTGTATCAGACGTAAATTTGAGAGAAATGCCCGTCTTTTTACACAATGAATCGAATGACTATAATTTCTATAGTAATTGAATTACAGCGAGGAATACAAAGCTGTGTATCATTGCATCAAGTGGACAGATGGAGTCAAAAATGCGTCGTGATTCAGAGGTCCATCTGACCCTAGCCCCCACAAATTGGGGTCAATTATTGAAGCAAATTGAGGTCGTAATTCATGTCGTGCGTAGGTGGCTTCATAATGGTATAATGatgttttacataataagaatATGCAGGaagaatataaaactaaatatcttCGAAATTAACTACTTTTGAACTATATTAAACAACAGGTATTagacgcgcacataccttttttatttcccagacgttttgGACCCCTTTACAAAggaacgtctgggaaataaaaaaacgtatgtgcgcgtttaattaATACCTGTTGTTTAATATACAATCTTCGAAATTGTTATGGTTTATGTTTCACGCTGAGCTTCATGCTGAACTGGGCGTGATGACCTCATAGTTCCGAATGCGAGGATGATAGAGATTTTTCATCCATTATCATGTCCTTAGTAATAGTAAGTATAATTTGAAGTTTCTAATTTGTTGTCTACATGTGGCTCTCGGGTATCGCAAATctaggctctgtctaccccgtaagggataaagacgtgattatgtatttacgatttaaatttaaaaaaaaaatcttgctaTCAATATGTCTAGTGCCTCTTGTTTAGATAAGTCTGAAGTGCATACTTATATGCGTACAGCATGCAGGTtatatattctacacgtgtactaaatttcataacaatccgtctaggacattttgcgtgaaagtaaaacaaacttacgcatttatatattagtaggattaataaattacttgtaGACCTATTTTGCTAGGTATCCACATTAAAAATACCTGCACCCgtaatctaataaatatgtgaataTATACGTACGCGGCTTTACGAGAACGTCAGCGCcacattatattaaacatcAATTAAAGTTTTAGCATATATTGTAGTATATTGCATAGATGTACAAGATAATTCGACCCTCAACTATGATGAAATATGATGATAAGGAGGAATATCCCTGACCTTTTCCCTGGCCAAATCTTTACGATCCTGTTGCCATATCTAAAGGGAAACGACATTTACTTCAACGCGAGTGAAACCGAAGGACGTACCGTTATCAATGATAGTTATTGTTCCGATAACAATACACAGGTGCTCAAAGATATGTGTTCCATCTCATtgcatcattattttttatctatttaaacttatataatGTGTCAGTCTCTGTATATCTTAGAGCcttgttaaatttattcatgtcTAAGTCgtgaataaatttaacaagatATATCACGAAATACATGGAAAGTTGTATGACAAACTGGTTGAATGTAtggaaaatgaataaaaataaaattgttgataCATGCTTTTTGTTTCTGTGCATGCATGACTTCTAGATAAATTCTAATCCACCTCATAGCTTCTAAGCtcattgaggagttccctcgtagGGAGACTATCCAggaaataatagtaatacatatattgcCATTGCCATGGAACTGAAGCGACATGGaaaactctgtaggacaataGATCAAAATCTTGCAAGATTTATTTGGTTTAATGACTGGTAGTAAATCCACATGGCGTTAAGTCCACAATTAATCTAATACCTATTAATttcgtcaaaacggagcaacggattgaggtgattttttgGTTTGGTGATAGTTGGAGATGGCTGGAGAATGTCATGGGTTAAGAGCAGagtcgcgggcaacagctagtttttatataactttgtacgaaaaagataaataataggattttattacaaagttgGTAAAAAATAGGAACCTGTGTAATTTTAGTTCTGATCTTCAATGGATCGTTGGGTCCAATGACACAGCTGGCAAACTTGCTGAACATCATCGGTACCGGCGGCGGCGTCAGGTTCTGCTCCGTGCAGTGATCCTTGTAGTTCAACCCGATGCAGAGCACCTTGTCCATGCCCGTTATTGGTGCTGCAAGCGTCACTGAAGACAGTGGCACCGAAGTTGGGTTGGTGGACTGTAGTCTGTGGAAGGAaaatcatcgtgaggaaacctggttgattattaacttgtgtgtgaaaaggagaaggcaatggtaaaccaaTCCATTAATTATgcccaagaaagttgttgtgtgtgtttaatttcaCATAATGACTAAGACCCTCAATCATGAGGAAATATGACTAACAAAAAGTGTGTGGAAGATGTTCATATGTTTGTATGTCTACAGTCTAGTTCACCAGGAATGCAAGCAACAGACAGCGGAGACCCATTGCAAAAGCAGCAACTTTAGCCCAGGGGACTGGCAGCACATTAGATCCCATGCCAAAACCATCGGCATCCACGATGCCGATTTGATGTGTATAACTAAGAATAAGAACGATGctagattttttgtaataatagctAGGCACCTACCTAGGTAGGCATTGTggtcacacaaaatattaactcCTTCCACTTGCAATTCCAATTAGACTAAGCTATCCTTTTCACACTTTCATTatcacaaatacataaataccaACCAATAAATCAACTGGTTGGTAACAGGACTATATCATTGAAATATGGACCCTTTGTCACCTGAATGTTTTCCAGTTACTTACTcaagtttgtaataactttattgtatgaaaaaaggAAACCAGCATATGTTTCAACCAGGAGACATATAATGAGCTCAGATGCTTTATCAGAAGAGGACTTAAAAGACCTTACAGTAGGCCAGTTACTCAGGTTCTGTAAATGTGCAGGTAGGTTTAGTGAACCGCTGCCAACTTAGGTTTATCACCTGCACCCCATCAGGGGTTTCGGGGAACTGGGTGAAATGATCTCACTATGAGAGGACTGATAACCTGTCTAGTGCTCGCACTGCCATCcccaaaagtaaataataatagtaatgaaAGCAAGGAAATAAACATTCTAAtgaatacaagaaagatacagtATAATGGcagacttatcccatgtagggaacTCTTACAATCAAATGGCGATAGGTATGACTGGCAAGTCCTTCCGAGTATGGAATAAAAGAATAgctgaaaattttatattgattctCCTTTTACAAGGTAAACTCAggagtttttataatattacactcTTATCACATAAAGCCATGTGCAaaactacattttaatattagtggaAGTATGAATTCTTCTTTAGCTACTTGAGACAGATAACACAGCCAAAAC is drawn from Plodia interpunctella isolate USDA-ARS_2022_Savannah chromosome 24, ilPloInte3.2, whole genome shotgun sequence and contains these coding sequences:
- the LOC128680482 gene encoding fumarylacetoacetate hydrolase domain-containing protein 2; this encodes MSGVFYRRLSYLKPRSFTNDSVTNTLRTSSVRYFSKTQTKNMKFVQFTYKQPSKGNDDLRVGYLEGNNVVDLNKVDSSLPTTLLALLRGGHLDKVKKLQSTNPTSVPLSSVTLAAPITGMDKVLCIGLNYKDHCTEQNLTPPPVPMMFSKFASCVIGPNDPLKIRTKITQKVDWEVELAVVIGKTTSSVKAANAFDYVLGYTVAQDISARDWQKDKNAGQFLLGKAMDTFCPIGPCIVTGDEIGDPQNLAIKSSLNGELKQNSRTDQLVHKIPDVIERLSSVMTLLPGDIILTGTPGGVGMYRKPPQYLKPGDVLESEIEKIGVLTTRIVDA